GGCAGAGATGGCAGTCACTTTCAACCCGCCAGTCGTTATCCCAGTAGCGCTGTATGGCCCGAACCGCGTATTTGGGTTTGCCGAGTTCAAGCATATAAAGCATCTGTAACGCGGCTTCCCGGGAGTTACGTCGTTTGTTAGCCATGGTTTAAAGTCTTTAGATCTGGCGCAGGAGGTCGATCATCTCCAGCAGGGTAACCGCCGCTTCCCAGCCTTTGTTGCCGGCCTTGCTGCCGGCTCGTTCAACCGCCTGTTCAATGGTATTGGTAGTCAGAACTCCGAAAGCGATCGGCACTCCGGTTTCCAGGCTGGTGACCGCAATCCCTTTGCTCACCTCGGCCGCAACATAGTCGAAATGGGGCGTATCGCCGCGAATCACGGCGCCCAAGCAGACGAGGCCGTCATATTTACCGGAGGCGGCCAGCTTTTTTGCCAGCAAGGGAATCTCAAAAGCTCCGGGAACTTTGTAAACCGCGATGCCTTCTTCCGTCACTCCGTGCCTTTTCAGGGCGTCAAGAGCGCCTTCTTCCAGGCGCTCACAGATAAAACTGTTGAAGCGGCTGTTGATGATCGCGATGCGGGCGTTATCGCCGCGGTTTAGTGATCCTTCAAATATTTTGCCCATTTTTTTTCTCCCGGGGTTTTTAATTGCAGATCTTCCTTGTGTTCCGGCACCTGATCAAGGAGATGACCCATCTTCTCCCGTTTGGTTTGTAAATAGCAGATATTGGTTTCATTGGGGGTGCATTCCAGGGGGATCCGCTCAACAATTTCAATGTCATAGCCCTGTAGCCCGACGATTTTCATCGGATTGTTGGTCAACAGGCGAATCTTTTTCAGGCCCAGGTCGACCAGTATCTGGGCTCCGACCCCGTAATCACGCAGGTCCGGTTTAAAGCCGAGCTCTTCGTTGGCCTCTACGGTATCGCGACCATGTTCCTGCAGGCAGTAGGCCCGCAGTTTATTGACCAGGCCGATACCGCGTCCTTCCTGACGCATATAGAGAATGGCACCACGGCCTTCTTTCTCGATGCGCTCCATGGCCGTATGCAGCTGATCGGCGCAGTCGCAGCGCAAGGAGCCCAGGGT
Above is a window of Pseudomonadota bacterium DNA encoding:
- a CDS encoding 6,7-dimethyl-8-ribityllumazine synthase produces the protein MGKIFEGSLNRGDNARIAIINSRFNSFICERLEEGALDALKRHGVTEEGIAVYKVPGAFEIPLLAKKLAASGKYDGLVCLGAVIRGDTPHFDYVAAEVSKGIAVTSLETGVPIAFGVLTTNTIEQAVERAGSKAGNKGWEAAVTLLEMIDLLRQI